CGGCAATTGAAAGTAGGGCATCCCGGTATGGAGCATGGCTCGACTCGGAGCGCAGATAGCACCGTGCGGAGAGCCAAAGTGCTGGGCTTGTGAGAAACGAGTTCCGCGCTGAGCGAGACGATCGAGAGAGGGTGTGATGACGGATTCGGTTCCAGTGCAACCCAGGGCGGTGCCTCGTTGGTCGTCAGCGATAGTAAGGAGGATATTGGGTGGTCGGGACATGGTTATTCCAAAGTGTAAAAGAGGTTTGGCCTCCAGGATATGAAGGCAGATTATTGGCTTAATCTACAGCTTTCTCTCAGTTCTTTTGCAACATTGGAATTGTCATTACGAAGACCATGCGTGTCCATTAGATCGGCTAACTGACACAAAAACTTCTGTAGTCTGAAATATTCAGATGGTTTGTTATGGGCATGCCAACGCCGACTGAAGTGTTGTTCGAAGGACCGGATCTCATCTGCTGTATGTGTGTAGCCGAGTCCTTCAAGGTCGTTTCTTACTCCGTTGACGCACTGAATCAAATGGGCAGCTTCATGCATAAGAATCTCCCCCCACATGCCGGTAATGATATCCTGGATGCGCTCTTGTTTGAGTTGATTCGCTTTCGAAATGCAGTCGATAAACCGTTCACGGAGCTGTCTCATGGCAGCAGCCGATTGAGCGTAATGATCATCAGGCTTTGAACCTTCTTTATCGAGACGATGCGCGGCAAGTGCTTTTCCTCGGCCCCAGTCTTCGTGCGTCGGGAGGTTGTTAAAAGGATCGAACAGTACACTGATATCTGATGTGGCCAACCTGATGAGCTTGCTGAATTGGCGCATTAGATAAGAGGCCAGCTGGCTATGGTCGCCAAGTTCCAACAGAGAAAAGGCTTTGTCAAAGTTTTCGATGTTTGTTCGCTCTGCTTCCCAGGCGCATTGTGCTCCAAGTGCAAGACCATGCAGCGAGCATCCCAACAGATTGGAGTGCCCATGGTCGCCCCAGTCTGTATTGAGCAAGCCGCAGGCACCGTGTTCTTTGCCTTGCCTGGCAAAGTTGATAATATTCTGGGAGGCCCAGTCAATGCGGTTGAAAAATTGATTCCAGCCACTGGTCCCGGGACAGACATAAAAGGGGATTTCCGAGTACTCGAATAGCTCGCAGTTTCCATCACGAAGGTCGGGGCTGTAGGACCAGTTCAATACGGTAACATCTTTGGAGAGCTGATTGATGGTCCTCGAGTTCTTCTGCAGGATATCGCCCCATAGTTGTACTTTTCGTCCACGCTTATGGACTGCATTGATAATCTTCCTGGTGAAACTGATGTATAGCTCAATCGCGTCATTGCCCGCCCGAGCATTTTTTCCATAAGTGAGATCGAGCGTTTCGTCGCAACATACATTGAAGTGCTTTGAGGAAAACAGAGGCAGATACTCATCAAGCATGTTTTCAATCAGTTCGATAGACTCGGGATTAGTGCCATCGAGGGTGAAGTGCACTTGCCGATCAAACCATGAGTATGGATATTCGGATCCCTGGCAGCCGAGTTCTCCAAGATGCTCCAGGCGTTTGGTTCTTAAGATTTCGTAGCAGTGACCAAAGGTCGTCATTGATGGAACCAGGTCGATGTGATGTTGCTGACATAGTTCATCCAGTTGGAGTATTTCGCATGCGGTCAAAGGACTTTTTCCTGCTGCAATGCCGGTGTGTTTCCGGAAATCGAAAGTGTGTTCAACATACAATTGCAGTTGGTTGAGTTTATAGAAGGAAGCTTTTTCAACGAGTTCGGAAAGTGTTTCCAGAGTGGGAACTTTGCCTCGTGTTACGTCATGGTAAAAACCACGTGCTTCATAATCCGGGTAATCCTTGATTGTGAGATGTTTTAACTTGCGACCTTCCTGCCGGATGATCTGACGAAGGGTTTGGCAGCCATGGAATAAGCCAGCTGAATCAATACCATGGATTTGTACACCATTATCGTTAACTTGCAGGGTGTAGCTACAGGAGAGTTTGGGGTTGGTGATTAATCGAATACTGGCTGATTGATCATCCAGGTGACGAATGATCCGAGCTTGTATTGCGCAGTGGAGGTCCAACTCCTCTGCGATTTGTTTGGTAGCAAGCATCGCGCTGCGGTCAGAGTTTTGCTCGAGCAGGATTGTACAGTCTTCATTCAAGTGAAAGAACCCGTTGCCTAAGTTCAGTTCTTTAACATTCGGTATCAAATGCATGATTGGGGTACGCTTATGCGTTGATGGGCTGCTTGACCAAACCTTAGTTGGTTGGCATAATAGC
The Rubellicoccus peritrichatus DNA segment above includes these coding regions:
- a CDS encoding glycoside hydrolase family 20 zincin-like fold domain-containing protein, which encodes MHLIPNVKELNLGNGFFHLNEDCTILLEQNSDRSAMLATKQIAEELDLHCAIQARIIRHLDDQSASIRLITNPKLSCSYTLQVNDNGVQIHGIDSAGLFHGCQTLRQIIRQEGRKLKHLTIKDYPDYEARGFYHDVTRGKVPTLETLSELVEKASFYKLNQLQLYVEHTFDFRKHTGIAAGKSPLTACEILQLDELCQQHHIDLVPSMTTFGHCYEILRTKRLEHLGELGCQGSEYPYSWFDRQVHFTLDGTNPESIELIENMLDEYLPLFSSKHFNVCCDETLDLTYGKNARAGNDAIELYISFTRKIINAVHKRGRKVQLWGDILQKNSRTINQLSKDVTVLNWSYSPDLRDGNCELFEYSEIPFYVCPGTSGWNQFFNRIDWASQNIINFARQGKEHGACGLLNTDWGDHGHSNLLGCSLHGLALGAQCAWEAERTNIENFDKAFSLLELGDHSQLASYLMRQFSKLIRLATSDISVLFDPFNNLPTHEDWGRGKALAAHRLDKEGSKPDDHYAQSAAAMRQLRERFIDCISKANQLKQERIQDIITGMWGEILMHEAAHLIQCVNGVRNDLEGLGYTHTADEIRSFEQHFSRRWHAHNKPSEYFRLQKFLCQLADLMDTHGLRNDNSNVAKELRESCRLSQ